In Ruminococcaceae bacterium BL-6, a genomic segment contains:
- a CDS encoding Hemerythrin yields the protein MAYTLTKDLVTGNAMIDRQHQQLLDAINELLDACSKGQGRAEISKTLEFLNGYVEKHFSDEQDLQLKYHYPEYEKHKKFHDEYKKTIHDLKDELAKEGTNIALVAKVNTSIAGWLVNHIKREDVKMAKFIREHQ from the coding sequence TTGGCATATACATTGACGAAGGACCTGGTGACCGGGAACGCAATGATCGACCGTCAGCATCAGCAGCTGCTCGACGCCATAAACGAGTTGCTGGATGCCTGCTCGAAGGGACAGGGGCGCGCGGAGATTTCAAAAACGCTGGAGTTCCTGAACGGCTATGTGGAAAAGCATTTTTCCGACGAGCAGGACCTTCAGCTGAAATATCATTATCCCGAGTACGAAAAGCATAAGAAATTCCATGACGAATATAAAAAGACCATCCACGACCTGAAGGATGAGCTGGCGAAAGAGGGCACCAACATCGCCCTGGTGGCGAAAGTGAATACCAGCATTGCCGGCTGGCTGGTCAACCATATCAAGCGGGAGGACGTCAAAATGGCAAAGTTCATCCGCGAGCACCAGTAA